A single window of Rhodococcus jostii RHA1 DNA harbors:
- a CDS encoding acyl-CoA dehydrogenase family protein — MDDELGAVAELARNFFAKEVTPHQRRFAAQGFPDKEIYGTLGKLGLSGMSIPTEFGGGGGTFAHDAVLFHEQVMAGDHSLQLGVHSGIVPHYLNAYGSLEQKSRWLPKLTSGEWVGAIAMTEPSAGSDLQNITTQAVRDGGDYVITGAKTFISNGRNCDLVIIAAKTDATLGAKGVSLVVAEVNDDTPGFSRGQIFDKLGQKGQDTTELFFDGLRVSVDNLLGEREGAGFVQLMQQLPQERLICGVAAVAAIERAVALTIEYTKSRTMFGKTLFDLQNTRFELAECAALARVSRTFIDDCIDKHLRGELDVTTAAMAKYWLTDQQCAVIDRCLQLFGGYGYILEYPIAQMYADARIQRIYAGSNEVMKELISRAL, encoded by the coding sequence ATGGACGACGAGCTCGGCGCAGTTGCCGAACTCGCCCGAAACTTCTTCGCCAAGGAGGTCACCCCCCACCAACGCCGGTTCGCTGCACAGGGCTTTCCGGACAAGGAGATCTACGGCACCCTGGGCAAGCTGGGCTTGTCGGGGATGTCGATTCCTACGGAGTTCGGCGGAGGGGGAGGAACTTTCGCCCACGATGCCGTGCTGTTTCACGAACAAGTGATGGCGGGTGACCACTCGTTACAACTCGGTGTGCACTCGGGAATCGTTCCGCACTACCTGAACGCGTACGGAAGCCTCGAGCAGAAATCGCGATGGCTTCCCAAGCTCACAAGCGGTGAATGGGTCGGTGCCATCGCCATGACCGAACCTAGCGCCGGCTCGGATCTGCAAAATATCACTACCCAGGCCGTGCGTGACGGCGGCGACTACGTCATCACCGGCGCCAAGACCTTCATTTCCAACGGTCGCAACTGCGACCTCGTGATCATCGCGGCCAAGACCGATGCCACGCTCGGGGCGAAGGGAGTGTCTCTCGTTGTCGCCGAGGTGAACGACGACACTCCCGGATTCTCGCGCGGACAGATCTTCGACAAGCTGGGCCAGAAGGGGCAGGACACCACCGAACTGTTCTTCGACGGACTTCGCGTCTCGGTGGACAACCTCCTCGGAGAACGTGAGGGTGCCGGATTCGTCCAGCTGATGCAGCAGCTACCACAGGAAAGGTTGATCTGCGGCGTCGCTGCCGTCGCCGCGATCGAACGCGCAGTAGCACTCACGATCGAGTACACCAAATCGCGGACAATGTTCGGAAAGACCCTGTTCGACCTCCAGAACACCCGCTTCGAACTTGCCGAATGCGCGGCACTCGCGAGGGTGTCGCGCACCTTCATCGACGACTGCATCGACAAGCACCTTCGCGGCGAACTCGATGTCACCACCGCCGCAATGGCGAAATACTGGTTGACCGACCAACAGTGCGCCGTGATCGACCGCTGTCTCCAACTGTTCGGAGGATACGGTTACATCCTCGAATACCCCATCGCCCAGATGTACGCCGACGCCCGCATCCAGCGCATCTACGCCGGATCCAACGAGGTCATGAAAGAACTGATCTCGAGAGCGCTATAA
- a CDS encoding aminoglycoside phosphotransferase family protein: MYADVGEKLLVTEYLPGELVEGSPADWDPATYLQAGQALAGLLLPGDVSAVYYANLIERTHGYIDRAEDLVSADQLEALRVRLAATAARPVRLSFTHGDHHPRNWLLHESELRVIDFGRADWRHWTSDLVRLQSQQFMGRPDLEEAFLAGLGRDLTASDVETLDLEWMHQAIATVVWAHNMGDAEFEEHCRWMLDKSVGPGIPGSSLKT; the protein is encoded by the coding sequence GTGTATGCCGACGTGGGCGAGAAGCTGCTGGTGACCGAGTACCTTCCCGGAGAACTGGTCGAGGGGTCGCCAGCGGACTGGGACCCGGCCACCTACCTGCAGGCGGGGCAGGCACTCGCTGGCCTGCTGTTGCCGGGCGACGTGTCTGCCGTGTACTACGCAAATCTGATCGAGCGCACGCATGGGTACATCGACCGGGCGGAGGATCTGGTGTCGGCTGACCAGCTGGAGGCATTGCGCGTGCGGTTGGCGGCTACCGCGGCAAGGCCGGTGCGGTTGTCGTTCACCCACGGCGACCACCACCCGCGGAACTGGTTGCTGCATGAGAGTGAGTTGAGGGTGATCGACTTCGGCCGCGCGGACTGGCGGCATTGGACGAGTGATCTGGTGAGGTTGCAGTCTCAGCAGTTCATGGGCCGGCCCGACTTGGAGGAGGCCTTCCTTGCCGGTCTCGGGCGTGATCTCACCGCCTCAGACGTCGAAACCTTGGACCTCGAGTGGATGCATCAGGCGATAGCGACTGTGGTGTGGGCTCACAACATGGGTGACGCAGAATTCGAGGAACACTGCCGCTGGATGCTCGACAAGAGCGTCGGCCCGGGTATCCCAGGTTCATCTTTGAAAACGTAG
- a CDS encoding PPOX class F420-dependent oxidoreductase yields MSFTDEEIAYLRSQPLARVATVGADGQPDVVPLAFEFDGTDFWVGGSGPSVAGTSKFRNIRAGNDKVSLVVDDLVSFEPFVARSIRVYGTADQPVERDGMVGPGLYVRIAPTISWSWNMAGEPAGAEWYEPRRTVHVRRE; encoded by the coding sequence ATGTCGTTCACGGACGAAGAGATCGCCTACCTGCGGTCGCAGCCGCTCGCGCGCGTCGCCACCGTAGGCGCTGACGGGCAACCCGACGTCGTTCCACTCGCCTTCGAGTTCGACGGAACGGACTTCTGGGTGGGAGGCTCCGGACCGTCCGTCGCCGGTACCAGCAAGTTCCGGAACATCCGGGCCGGGAACGACAAGGTGTCGCTGGTCGTCGACGACCTGGTGTCGTTCGAACCTTTCGTCGCGCGGTCCATCCGGGTCTACGGCACGGCCGATCAGCCGGTGGAACGGGACGGAATGGTCGGCCCCGGCCTCTATGTGCGCATCGCACCGACCATCTCGTGGAGCTGGAACATGGCGGGAGAACCTGCCGGCGCCGAATGGTACGAGCCGAGGCGGACCGTTCACGTCAGAAGAGAGTGA
- a CDS encoding Rv2578c family radical SAM protein yields MRWDGQAVDADDGALPGLERAGLVRSVQTPEFDGITFHEVLCKSALNKMPEESQLPFRFTVNAFRGCSHSCRYCFARPTHEYLDLDAGRDFDSQIVVKTNVAAVLRKELGRRSWKREHVALGTNTDPYQRAEGRYRLMPGIIRALAESATPFSILTKGTLLRRDLPLLTLAAQQVPVSIGVSLAIHDPDLQKSIEPGTPTPKARLDLIRAITDAGLPCNVMVAPVIPFLTDSVRHLDGLLESIADAGASGVTVFPMHLRGSTKGWFMNWLSTEHPALVRQYRQLYGRAAYVPPEYKSWLKQRVDPLVDRYDLGGGANHREAGHPESVESDRGELVGVGRPGPALTLF; encoded by the coding sequence ATGAGGTGGGATGGGCAAGCGGTCGACGCCGACGACGGTGCATTGCCGGGGCTGGAGCGTGCCGGGCTCGTGCGCAGTGTGCAGACGCCCGAGTTCGACGGCATCACCTTCCACGAGGTGCTCTGCAAGAGTGCGCTGAACAAGATGCCCGAGGAGTCACAACTGCCTTTCCGGTTCACCGTCAATGCATTTCGCGGATGCTCGCACTCCTGTCGCTACTGCTTCGCGCGGCCCACCCACGAGTACCTCGACCTCGACGCGGGCCGTGATTTCGACAGTCAGATCGTCGTGAAGACCAACGTCGCGGCGGTGCTGCGCAAGGAGCTGGGGCGTCGGTCGTGGAAGCGGGAGCACGTGGCGCTCGGCACCAACACCGATCCCTATCAGCGAGCGGAGGGCCGGTACCGTCTGATGCCCGGCATCATTCGCGCGCTGGCCGAATCCGCCACCCCGTTCTCGATTCTGACCAAGGGGACATTGCTGCGGCGCGACCTCCCGCTGCTGACGCTCGCCGCTCAGCAGGTGCCGGTCAGCATCGGCGTGTCGCTCGCGATCCACGATCCCGACCTCCAGAAGTCGATCGAGCCGGGAACGCCCACCCCGAAGGCGCGCCTCGATCTGATCCGGGCGATCACCGACGCCGGCCTGCCCTGCAATGTGATGGTGGCCCCCGTCATTCCCTTCCTGACCGATTCGGTGCGGCATCTCGACGGACTACTCGAATCCATCGCCGATGCCGGCGCCTCGGGTGTGACCGTCTTTCCGATGCACCTGCGCGGCAGCACCAAGGGCTGGTTCATGAACTGGCTGTCGACCGAGCATCCGGCGCTCGTCCGTCAATACCGGCAGTTGTACGGGCGGGCGGCCTACGTTCCGCCCGAATACAAGTCGTGGCTGAAGCAGCGCGTCGACCCTCTCGTCGACCGGTACGATCTGGGCGGCGGGGCGAACCATCGGGAGGCCGGGCACCCCGAGTCCGTCGAGTCCGATCGCGGTGAACTGGTCGGGGTCGGTCGTCCCGGACCGGCGCTCACTCTCTTCTGA
- a CDS encoding RidA family protein — MSNRNNVSSGSEWEAKIGYSRAVRIGQLVSVSGTTASGPDGPVGGNDLGEQTREALRRIDAALTEAGASTTDVIRTRMYLTDMSRWEEAGIAHGEVFGEIRPATTILEVSALIAPGLLIEIEADAVIGD; from the coding sequence ATGTCGAACAGAAACAATGTCTCGTCCGGTTCCGAATGGGAAGCCAAGATCGGCTACTCCCGCGCCGTGCGCATCGGCCAGCTCGTGTCCGTGTCGGGCACCACGGCGTCGGGTCCCGACGGCCCCGTCGGCGGAAACGATCTCGGTGAACAGACCCGGGAAGCACTGCGCCGGATCGACGCAGCACTCACGGAGGCCGGAGCGAGCACGACCGATGTGATCCGCACCCGCATGTACCTCACCGACATGAGCCGGTGGGAAGAGGCCGGCATCGCGCACGGCGAGGTCTTCGGCGAAATCCGACCCGCCACCACGATCCTCGAGGTCAGCGCGCTGATTGCCCCCGGCCTGCTCATCGAGATCGAGGCCGACGCCGTCATCGGCGACTGA